One Cytophagia bacterium CHB2 genomic window carries:
- a CDS encoding T9SS type A sorting domain-containing protein, with the protein IGIRSHLLEGSRYDPVRHVLWTTWKDERDFFRGQARADMKVAYSRDRGVTWLPNPPEFATDWDSLTIGFKAAAIFPNGDFAVNYEVSAESGGAARSVYFRKRQSVTTGVEQPALEIPQGYSLAQNYPNPFNPSTVISFHLPVSSHVTLKVFDVIGREVAILVDGEMAAGNHALTFAPRDLAGGIYFYKITAGQFSQTRKAVLIK; encoded by the coding sequence AATTGGGATACGCTCGCATTTGTTGGAAGGCAGTCGATACGATCCGGTGCGCCACGTTTTGTGGACCACGTGGAAAGATGAGCGCGATTTTTTTCGAGGGCAAGCGCGCGCGGATATGAAGGTGGCATACTCTCGCGATCGCGGCGTGACGTGGTTGCCGAACCCGCCGGAGTTTGCGACGGATTGGGATTCGTTGACCATCGGCTTCAAAGCCGCGGCGATTTTTCCGAACGGCGATTTTGCGGTGAATTACGAAGTCTCGGCCGAGAGCGGCGGCGCGGCAAGAAGTGTCTATTTTAGAAAACGGCAAAGCGTGACGACCGGAGTGGAACAACCGGCTTTGGAAATACCGCAAGGCTATTCGCTGGCGCAGAATTATCCGAATCCGTTCAACCCTTCGACGGTAATCAGTTTTCATTTACCGGTGAGCAGCCACGTGACATTGAAAGTTTTTGATGTGATTGGCCGCGAAGTGGCGATTTTGGTGGATGGTGAAATGGCGGCGGGAAATCATGCGTTGACGTTCGCGCCGCGCGATTTGGCCGGCGGGATTTATTTCTACAAAATCACCGCCGGCCAATTTTCGCAAACGCGCAAGGCGGTGTTGATCAAGTAA